In Methanobrevibacter sp. TMH8, one genomic interval encodes:
- a CDS encoding HEAT repeat domain-containing protein, translated as MEKSIQELIQDLNDDDEFVQEEAFGLLEIRSEESLEPLIEVLSTKGTTKNVKEFSARLLGVIGDEKAIDPLIATLRDNNKLVRREASTALSRMGDNAVEPLINILDDDDWRVRGAAAWALGKIGDKRAIEPLKNLLDDESGFVRTGAKFAVDSIENT; from the coding sequence ATGGAAAAATCAATACAAGAACTTATTCAAGATTTAAATGATGATGATGAGTTTGTTCAAGAAGAAGCTTTTGGTCTTCTAGAAATCAGGTCTGAAGAATCTCTTGAACCATTAATAGAAGTTTTATCTACGAAAGGCACTACTAAAAATGTAAAAGAATTTTCTGCAAGATTATTAGGTGTAATTGGTGATGAAAAAGCAATTGATCCTTTAATAGCTACTTTGAGAGATAATAATAAGCTTGTAAGAAGAGAAGCTTCTACTGCATTAAGTCGAATGGGTGATAATGCAGTTGAACCATTGATTAATATTTTAGATGATGATGATTGGAGAGTTAGAGGTGCAGCTGCTTGGGCACTAGGAAAAATTGGCGATAAACGTGCAATTGAACCTCTAAAAAATCTTTTAGATGATGAAAGTGGTTTTGTTAGAACTGGGGCTAAATTCGCAGTAGATAGTATTGAGAATACTTAA
- a CDS encoding right-handed parallel beta-helix repeat-containing protein: MDTSNSNNTITFTNNNITGTSGFGVSLSAYSSNNTITFTSNNITGTSGDGVYLYVGSSNNTITLTSNNIIATGAGVYLSAYSSNNTITLTSNNITGTGAGVDLSAHSSNNTISLTNNNITGTSGDGVYMDTSNSNNTITFTNNNITGTSGGGVSLSTYSSNNTITFTNNNITGTSGDGVYLYADSSNNTITLTSNNITGTVAGVDLSVYGSNNTVTLTSNNITGTSGSGVELYAYSNNTILNFIGNNITGISYAMYFYSYDQFSGLSLLNNTFKSDDVGLYFVLGGTVLSDILVKGNTIFAVNKGIGFVEYSPSSVNLTVNYNRIIASVGLDFTTTDAGSNFDYNWWGINDISSKIINFNINNHYILNITNLTSLANVHHGDKVNFALLVLNTTLTNVGVENLPYFVITGLFNGESYNTTTDDLFVHQFTIPSGGIQTIDDLLDEQYVSLEFNASKGNTSSTIVVPDNASTSKTVDIIGIATDNDGNPLANIVITVTVDGVTHNVTTDSNGRWYLAYKPTRTGNVNVSVFWTGNNDYNGFENSTHFNVKKGNINVFITVIENSDGSVTIVANVTNEDGDPLADFPVDFILNGKSVGSKTTDKNGIASITIPANKLKNGKNIITVKVSGGSNFNDAVESTEFTVSVNGNKSSDNPVSNAAMKKTGMPIFVLFVLAIFSLLAYRRKK, from the coding sequence ATGGATACATCCAACAGCAACAATACTATAACTTTCACCAACAATAACATCACAGGAACCTCTGGGTTTGGTGTTTCTCTGTCTGCATACAGCAGTAACAATACTATAACTTTCACCAGCAACAATATCACAGGAACCTCAGGGGATGGTGTTTATCTTTATGTGGGCAGTAGCAATAATACTATAACTCTCACCAGCAACAACATCATAGCAACAGGGGCTGGTGTTTATTTGTCTGCATACAGCAGTAACAATACTATAACTCTCACCAGCAACAACATCACAGGAACTGGGGCTGGTGTTGATTTGTCTGCACACAGCAGTAACAATACCATAAGTCTCACCAATAATAATATCACAGGAACCTCAGGGGATGGTGTTTATATGGATACATCCAACAGCAACAATACTATAACTTTCACCAACAATAATATCACAGGAACCTCGGGGGGTGGTGTTTCTCTGTCTACATACAGCAGTAACAATACTATAACTTTCACCAACAATAATATCACAGGAACCTCAGGGGATGGTGTTTATCTGTATGCGGACAGCAGTAACAATACTATAACTCTCACCAGCAACAACATCACAGGAACAGTTGCTGGTGTTGATTTGTCTGTATACGGCAGCAACAACACCGTAACTCTTACCAGCAACAACATCACAGGAACTTCAGGGTCTGGTGTTGAGTTGTATGCATACAGCAACAACACCATTTTGAATTTTATTGGGAACAATATTACTGGCATTAGTTATGCTATGTATTTTTATTCTTATGATCAGTTTAGTGGTTTGTCTTTGTTGAATAATACTTTTAAAAGTGATGATGTTGGTTTGTATTTTGTCTTAGGTGGTACTGTTTTGAGTGATATTCTTGTTAAAGGTAATACTATTTTTGCTGTTAACAAAGGTATTGGATTTGTAGAGTATAGTCCTAGTTCTGTTAATCTGACTGTTAATTATAATCGTATAATTGCTAGTGTTGGTTTAGATTTTACAACTACTGATGCTGGTAGTAATTTTGATTATAATTGGTGGGGAATAAACGATATTAGTAGTAAAATTATTAATTTTAATATTAATAATCATTATATCTTAAATATCACTAACCTCACTAGTTTAGCTAATGTTCATCATGGAGATAAAGTTAATTTTGCTTTGCTAGTTTTAAATACTACATTAACTAATGTTGGTGTTGAAAACTTACCTTACTTTGTCATCACTGGACTTTTTAATGGTGAAAGCTATAATACTACTACTGATGATCTATTTGTTCATCAATTCACTATTCCAAGTGGAGGAATACAAACTATTGATGATTTGTTAGATGAACAGTATGTTTCTTTAGAGTTTAATGCTTCTAAAGGTAATACTAGTTCAACTATTGTTGTTCCAGATAATGCTAGTACTAGTAAGACAGTTGATATTATTGGTATAGCTACTGATAATGATGGTAATCCTTTAGCTAATATTGTAATTACTGTTACTGTTGATGGAGTTACACATAATGTGACAACTGATAGTAATGGTCGTTGGTATTTAGCTTATAAACCAACACGCACTGGAAATGTTAATGTTTCTGTATTTTGGACAGGAAACAATGATTATAATGGATTTGAAAATAGTACTCATTTCAACGTAAAAAAAGGTAATATTAATGTATTTATTACTGTTATTGAGAATTCTGATGGATCTGTTACTATTGTAGCTAATGTCACTAATGAAGATGGTGATCCTTTAGCTGATTTCCCAGTTGATTTTATTTTAAATGGTAAAAGTGTAGGTAGTAAAACTACTGATAAAAATGGTATTGCATCTATAACTATACCTGCAAATAAGCTCAAAAATGGTAAAAACATTATAACTGTAAAAGTTAGTGGAGGTAGCAACTTCAATGATGCTGTAGAATCTACAGAATTTACAGTATCAGTTAATGGTAATAAATCTAGTGATAATCCAGTATCTAATGCTGCTATGAAAAAAACAGGAATGCCTATATTTGTATTGTTTGTGTTAGCTATCTTTAGTCTATTAGCTTATAGAAGAAAAAAATAG
- the aksF gene encoding homoisocitrate dehydrogenase: MKKIATIGGDGVGKEVMEAGLTILESLDLNFDYIEAHAGDEYFQKTGLTIPEETVKIAKNSSATLFGAITSTHGEKSPIITLRKELDVFANLRPVKSFEGVNSLFQNLDFLIVRENTEGLYSQIESLEEKKEKEKFKTIKSIATRVITKRASEKICNYAFKKAIEEDRKRVTCVHKANVLKKTDGIFKEAFYNIAKDYSKINQNIVVNDYYIDATAMYLITKPQEFGIIVTSNLYGDIISDEAAGLVGGLGLSPSANVGDNNGLFEPVHGSGPDIAGQNIANPIAMILSIAMMLDFLKEKYYGDQIRLAVENVLKTKKVATPDLGGNSKTMDMADAIKNELKQLI, from the coding sequence ATGAAAAAGATAGCTACAATTGGTGGAGATGGAGTAGGAAAAGAAGTTATGGAAGCAGGGTTGACCATACTCGAATCATTAGATTTAAATTTTGATTATATAGAAGCTCATGCAGGAGATGAATATTTTCAAAAGACAGGATTAACAATTCCTGAAGAAACTGTAAAAATTGCAAAAAACAGTTCAGCTACACTATTTGGAGCTATTACATCAACTCATGGAGAAAAAAGTCCAATAATTACTTTAAGAAAAGAACTTGATGTATTCGCTAATTTACGTCCAGTAAAGTCATTTGAAGGAGTTAATTCCCTATTCCAAAATCTTGACTTTCTAATTGTTAGAGAAAACACCGAAGGATTATATTCTCAAATAGAATCCCTAGAAGAAAAAAAAGAGAAAGAAAAATTTAAAACTATTAAATCAATAGCTACTAGAGTAATAACTAAAAGAGCTAGTGAAAAAATTTGTAATTATGCATTTAAAAAAGCTATTGAGGAAGATAGAAAAAGAGTTACATGTGTCCATAAAGCAAATGTATTAAAAAAAACCGATGGAATATTTAAAGAAGCTTTTTATAATATAGCTAAAGATTACTCCAAAATTAATCAAAATATAGTTGTCAATGATTATTACATAGATGCAACAGCAATGTATCTTATTACAAAACCTCAAGAATTTGGAATTATTGTTACAAGTAATTTATATGGAGATATTATTTCTGATGAAGCAGCAGGTCTAGTTGGAGGCCTTGGACTTTCACCTTCAGCTAATGTAGGAGATAATAATGGATTATTTGAACCAGTCCATGGCTCTGGTCCTGATATAGCTGGACAAAATATAGCTAATCCCATAGCTATGATTTTATCAATAGCTATGATGTTAGACTTTTTAAAAGAAAAGTATTACGGTGATCAAATTAGATTAGCTGTTGAAAATGTTTTGAAAACTAAAAAAGTAGCTACTCCCGATTTAGGAGGAAATTCTAAAACAATGGATATGGCTGATGCTATTAAAAATGAATTAAAACAATTAATTTGA